The following are encoded in a window of Fibrobacter sp. UWB13 genomic DNA:
- a CDS encoding HipA domain-containing protein, with translation MKETEQDFCRPCSKLLFGVTNFSAKLNYNAPQLAFPENGKVKRISISGAQIKFSAKIEEKQLTSTDIGGTHILKPVLQSIYENNQDSPANEHVTMLMARNIFKIPTALSALLYFDNGEPVYITKRFDVIESGDRIGQRLNQSDFAQVEGLIPERDGEDYKYKGSYERIAELISENVSASKIAVEKFFKQIVFDYLVCNGDAHMKNFSLQNSVDNQEVYDLTPAYDLLNTSLHMQGQEGARMALDLFKDEIDFATPFFQENSFYGTPDFMEFAKRIGVVEKRAARFIKLTIDSVPAMEEMLEKSFLSEKGKAEYKKSIRDRAKALSL, from the coding sequence TTGAAAGAAACGGAACAGGATTTTTGTCGTCCCTGCTCCAAATTGTTATTTGGCGTTACAAATTTTTCTGCTAAGTTAAATTATAACGCCCCCCAATTGGCATTTCCTGAAAATGGAAAGGTAAAAAGAATTTCTATTTCTGGCGCGCAAATTAAGTTCTCGGCAAAAATTGAAGAAAAACAATTGACTAGTACGGATATCGGCGGAACGCATATTCTTAAGCCTGTTTTGCAATCAATTTATGAGAACAACCAAGATTCTCCGGCCAACGAGCATGTGACCATGTTGATGGCCCGGAACATTTTTAAAATTCCGACAGCCTTATCGGCACTGCTGTATTTCGATAATGGGGAGCCCGTTTATATAACTAAGCGCTTTGATGTCATTGAAAGTGGAGATCGTATTGGCCAGCGCTTGAACCAGAGCGATTTTGCGCAGGTGGAGGGCCTCATTCCCGAGCGGGATGGCGAAGATTACAAATATAAGGGATCCTACGAGAGGATTGCAGAGCTGATTTCTGAAAATGTGAGCGCGTCAAAGATTGCCGTGGAAAAATTTTTCAAACAGATTGTATTCGACTATCTTGTGTGTAACGGGGATGCGCATATGAAGAATTTTTCTCTTCAGAACAGCGTCGACAATCAAGAAGTATATGATTTGACGCCCGCATACGACTTGCTGAATACCTCGCTTCACATGCAAGGGCAGGAAGGTGCGCGTATGGCGCTTGACTTGTTCAAAGATGAGATCGATTTTGCGACTCCTTTTTTTCAAGAGAATAGTTTTTATGGAACACCCGATTTTATGGAATTTGCCAAAAGAATCGGAGTTGTCGAAAAAAGGGCCGCTCGTTTCATAAAATTGACTATTGATAGTGTGCCTGCTATGGAAGAAATGCTAGAAAAGTCTTTTTTGAGCGAAAAAGGCAAGGCTGAATACAAGAAATCTATCCGAGATCGCGCCAAAGCTCTTAGTTTGTGA
- a CDS encoding HipA N-terminal domain-containing protein has protein sequence MNNYFFKPVRKAVVYYNDILAGRLLLNRGRYTFIYDLKYMSSGNPSIALDMPKRKRYFCSPYLFPFFQGLLPEGENKSFLCERLGISRSDKFTMLVKLANHETIGAITVREGDV, from the coding sequence ATGAATAATTATTTTTTTAAACCAGTCCGTAAGGCCGTGGTATATTACAATGATATTCTTGCTGGGCGTCTTCTTTTAAATAGAGGGCGGTATACATTTATTTATGATTTGAAGTATATGTCTTCGGGTAATCCGTCCATTGCTTTGGATATGCCCAAAAGAAAGCGTTATTTTTGTTCGCCATATCTTTTCCCGTTTTTTCAAGGATTGTTGCCGGAGGGGGAAAATAAATCTTTCCTTTGTGAGCGTCTTGGAATTTCGCGCTCCGATAAATTTACCATGCTTGTAAAGCTTGCCAATCACGAGACAATAGGAGCCATTACCGTACGTGAAGGGGATGTCTGA
- a CDS encoding helix-turn-helix domain-containing protein, with protein MKEIGKQIAERRKKNGLTQQDLSEISGVSAKTINSIELGMANPSVNVLSKVVNPLGFVISLSERIKHE; from the coding sequence ATGAAAGAAATTGGAAAACAGATTGCGGAAAGACGGAAAAAAAATGGTCTGACACAACAGGATTTGTCAGAGATTTCTGGCGTTTCTGCTAAAACAATTAATTCCATTGAATTGGGAATGGCGAATCCATCTGTAAATGTATTGAGTAAAGTGGTAAATCCTTTAGGTTTTGTAATTTCTTTAAGCGAAAGGATAAAGCATGAATAA
- a CDS encoding virulence RhuM family protein has translation MSNELAKQISYILYSSPEEDVKVMALVKDETIWLTQKAMAELFDCSTDNISLHLKNVFASGELEKKSVTEEISATASDGKNYRMNFYNLDAIISVGYRVNSAKATKFRIWATGILKEYIKKGFVLDDERLKQGNAVFGKDYFKELLERVRSIRASERRIWQQITDIFAECSIDYDKDSEITKKFFATVQNKFHYAITGQTAAEIVYERADHKKDHMGLTTWKNSPSGRVLKSDVNIAKNYLSEKQIRQLERAVSGYFDYIEDLIEREIAFNMEQFAASVNEFLEFRRYDILDGNGKVSRDQADEKAFGEYEIFNRTQKIDSDFDKVIRKIKKN, from the coding sequence ATGTCGAACGAACTAGCCAAGCAGATATCGTATATTCTTTACAGTAGTCCTGAAGAAGATGTCAAGGTCATGGCCTTAGTCAAAGACGAGACCATCTGGTTGACGCAGAAGGCTATGGCCGAGTTGTTTGACTGTTCGACGGACAACATCAGTTTGCACTTGAAAAATGTTTTTGCCTCCGGAGAATTGGAAAAGAAATCAGTTACCGAGGAAATCTCGGCAACTGCCAGCGACGGCAAAAACTATAGAATGAATTTTTACAATCTCGATGCAATTATTTCCGTCGGTTATCGTGTAAATTCTGCGAAGGCCACAAAGTTCCGCATTTGGGCTACGGGAATCCTGAAGGAATACATCAAGAAGGGTTTTGTGCTCGACGACGAGCGCTTAAAGCAGGGTAACGCGGTTTTCGGTAAGGACTACTTCAAGGAACTTTTGGAAAGGGTCCGATCTATCCGTGCGAGCGAACGCCGCATTTGGCAGCAGATAACGGATATTTTTGCCGAGTGTTCCATAGACTACGACAAGGATTCTGAAATAACGAAAAAGTTTTTCGCCACGGTTCAGAACAAGTTCCACTATGCAATAACAGGGCAGACTGCTGCAGAAATCGTGTACGAGAGGGCCGACCACAAAAAAGACCACATGGGGCTAACGACTTGGAAAAATTCTCCGAGTGGTCGTGTGCTGAAAAGCGATGTGAACATTGCCAAGAATTATTTGTCAGAAAAGCAGATCCGTCAGCTGGAACGCGCCGTGAGCGGTTATTTTGACTACATCGAAGACTTGATAGAGCGGGAGATTGCTTTTAACATGGAACAGTTTGCCGCAAGCGTGAACGAGTTCTTGGAATTCAGGCGCTACGATATTCTCGATGGCAATGGAAAAGTCAGCCGGGACCAGGCGGACGAGAAAGCTTTCGGAGAATACGAGATTTTCAACCGCACGCAAAAGATTGACTCTGATTTCGACAAGGTAATCCGGAAAATAAAGAAGAATTAG
- a CDS encoding ATP-binding protein — MEFDDLRSRTIGTVEFVSSREIKILLDTSAPQSTAINTGAPQAFPKINGYVLIPVEDGALVGIITWIGIEYSNYPKRKGYKDFDLVDLPFPLRKLSISPVGILKELEYGYEIERGVHSYPCVGDNAAIPSNEQLKAIVQNKDENAKILIGKSPMTADASIYVNPDKLFGRHLAVLGNTGSGKSCSVAGLIRWSIESIKNNIEDGKNPNYRFLILDPNGEYGECFDGLSCTIHKYKVALDKGDTSGEQLKVPSWMWNSFEWSAVTKASDRSQRPLLRKALKEIRYGVAEKNEDIELLQFIQSFYVQLLNFKNNIAALAEFRGRMNFGEALECASQNIQTFINNRSTKICNAALGIHSAVNNLLLQKPRRNNYFPAFNVVDVNSLISVIEQNKAILLDSFQLEKGPDSDTPIYFDNMMFASHLQTMVQNNPNASFMDFFLMRMKSLLSDVRVKSIIDGEKEDSLERWLEKYVGAENDNGSINIVDLSLIPSDILNVVVAVFARLVFESHQRYRRKNQKVIPTTLVVEEAHNFIKNYMDSSEDLSSGQLCTQIFEKIAKEGRKFGLGLLLSSQRPSELSQTVLSQCNTFLLHRLVNDRDQEMVKRLVPDSLGGVLGELPILPTRTAILLGWAAPIPTLVEMNELTKKERPKSNDPHFWDVWTGKENLPIKWTEVCQDWQRNYNVGVETEDEQTKNDETSLTEDDVDLPF; from the coding sequence ATGGAATTTGATGATTTAAGAAGTCGTACAATCGGTACTGTAGAATTCGTTTCGAGTCGCGAAATAAAAATTTTACTAGATACTTCTGCTCCTCAAAGTACAGCAATTAATACTGGTGCTCCACAAGCATTTCCAAAAATCAATGGCTATGTATTAATACCTGTTGAGGACGGAGCTCTTGTGGGGATAATTACTTGGATTGGAATTGAGTATTCTAATTACCCCAAAAGAAAGGGATATAAAGATTTTGATTTAGTGGATTTACCATTCCCTTTAAGGAAATTATCTATTTCACCTGTAGGCATATTAAAGGAACTTGAGTATGGTTATGAAATAGAGCGAGGTGTGCATTCGTATCCATGTGTTGGTGACAATGCGGCTATTCCGTCTAACGAACAATTAAAAGCAATTGTTCAGAATAAAGATGAAAATGCTAAAATTTTAATCGGAAAATCTCCGATGACTGCCGATGCTTCAATTTATGTAAATCCAGATAAATTATTTGGTCGTCATCTTGCTGTTCTTGGCAATACAGGAAGCGGAAAATCTTGTTCTGTAGCAGGTTTGATTCGATGGAGTATTGAATCTATAAAGAACAACATTGAAGATGGTAAAAATCCGAATTATAGATTTCTCATATTAGATCCTAATGGTGAGTATGGAGAATGTTTTGATGGCCTTTCTTGTACAATTCACAAATATAAAGTAGCCTTAGACAAGGGCGATACTAGCGGCGAGCAATTAAAGGTTCCTAGCTGGATGTGGAATTCTTTTGAATGGAGTGCCGTTACAAAGGCTAGTGATAGATCACAGCGGCCATTATTACGTAAGGCGTTAAAAGAAATTCGATATGGTGTTGCTGAAAAAAACGAAGATATAGAGTTGCTGCAGTTTATTCAGAGTTTTTATGTTCAGTTGTTGAATTTTAAAAATAATATTGCTGCTTTAGCTGAATTTCGTGGCCGCATGAATTTTGGTGAAGCTCTAGAATGTGCTAGTCAAAATATTCAAACTTTTATAAATAATCGTTCAACTAAGATATGTAACGCGGCATTAGGCATTCATTCCGCAGTGAATAATCTATTATTGCAGAAACCTCGACGTAATAACTATTTTCCTGCATTTAATGTTGTTGATGTAAACTCTTTAATTAGCGTGATTGAACAAAATAAGGCCATTCTTTTAGACTCATTTCAATTAGAAAAAGGACCTGATTCTGATACTCCAATTTACTTTGATAATATGATGTTTGCAAGTCATTTGCAAACGATGGTTCAGAATAACCCAAATGCATCATTTATGGATTTTTTTCTGATGAGAATGAAGTCTTTATTGTCGGATGTTCGGGTCAAGTCTATTATTGATGGTGAAAAAGAAGATTCTTTAGAACGATGGCTTGAAAAATATGTTGGTGCAGAAAACGACAATGGGTCTATTAATATAGTTGATTTATCATTAATTCCTTCAGATATATTGAATGTTGTTGTTGCCGTATTTGCTCGTTTAGTTTTTGAATCTCATCAAAGATATCGTCGGAAGAATCAAAAAGTTATTCCTACAACTTTAGTTGTTGAAGAAGCTCATAATTTCATAAAGAATTACATGGATTCATCTGAGGATTTGTCGTCTGGTCAGTTATGTACTCAAATATTTGAAAAAATAGCGAAAGAAGGTCGAAAATTTGGTTTAGGACTCTTGTTGTCTTCTCAAAGGCCTTCAGAGCTTTCACAAACAGTTCTATCTCAGTGTAATACATTCTTGTTGCATCGATTGGTCAACGATCGAGATCAGGAAATGGTAAAAAGATTGGTTCCGGATAGTTTAGGCGGCGTTCTTGGAGAGCTTCCGATATTGCCTACAAGAACTGCAATATTGTTGGGCTGGGCGGCTCCCATTCCCACTCTTGTTGAAATGAATGAATTAACAAAAAAAGAACGCCCAAAATCAAATGATCCTCACTTTTGGGATGTTTGGACTGGTAAAGAGAATTTGCCAATCAAGTGGACCGAAGTGTGCCAAGATTGGCAACGGAATTACAATGTGGGTGTAGAAACAGAGGATGAACAAACGAAAAATGATGAGACTTCATTAACTGAAGATGATGTAGATTTACCTTTTTAA
- a CDS encoding SIR2 family protein — protein sequence MSIDWAKKNICFIANEIIDDEKLDEKKLRKKIEPWLTAVFQSEHLSLLLGSGLTTAICNIIPKEERESVQGMQRLPFGADYKFIQKYADDSAKNLDRGEANIEDDIRISNEYLKGLLIKNDSDGSAENLKKFLDEQLNSFANGILKNEEIVNSSSSREKALGILRQFLISFSSRTATRDRLHIFTTNYDRFIECALDEAGIYTIDRFVGKIRPIMRMHKLELDYHYNPPGIRGEPRYIEGVVRYTKIHGSIDWKLEGKDIVRDAIPFGVNHSFQNSHDSLMIYPNSSKGIETVFFPYSELFRDFSTAICRPNSVLVTYGYGFGDSHINRIIKDMMTILSTHLVIISYDKAGGRIEKFLEDCNPSQLTLLIGEKFGDISALVANYLPKAAIDRITDRKNALLERRSVTENEKIPAENTTDDKEKAEG from the coding sequence ATGAGTATTGATTGGGCTAAAAAGAATATTTGCTTTATTGCAAATGAAATTATAGATGATGAAAAATTAGACGAAAAGAAATTACGGAAAAAAATTGAACCTTGGTTAACTGCGGTTTTCCAAAGTGAACATTTATCTCTCTTGTTGGGTTCTGGCTTAACTACAGCTATATGCAATATTATCCCAAAAGAAGAACGAGAATCCGTTCAAGGAATGCAACGTTTACCTTTTGGGGCCGATTACAAATTTATTCAAAAATATGCAGATGATTCAGCAAAAAATTTAGATCGAGGTGAAGCGAATATCGAAGATGATATTCGTATATCAAATGAATATTTAAAGGGGCTTCTAATAAAAAATGATTCCGATGGAAGTGCGGAAAATTTAAAGAAATTTCTTGACGAACAATTAAATTCTTTTGCAAATGGAATATTGAAAAATGAAGAAATAGTAAATAGTTCATCCTCTAGAGAAAAAGCGCTTGGTATACTGCGTCAATTTCTGATTAGTTTCTCAAGCAGAACAGCAACTCGCGATCGTTTGCATATTTTTACTACAAATTACGACAGGTTCATAGAATGTGCGCTAGATGAAGCCGGAATTTATACAATTGATCGCTTTGTTGGGAAAATACGTCCAATAATGCGGATGCACAAACTGGAACTTGATTATCACTATAATCCTCCTGGAATAAGAGGTGAACCAAGATACATTGAGGGAGTCGTCAGATACACAAAAATTCATGGATCTATTGACTGGAAGTTGGAAGGAAAAGATATTGTAAGGGATGCAATCCCATTTGGAGTAAATCATTCTTTTCAAAATAGTCATGATTCATTAATGATTTATCCAAATTCTTCAAAGGGAATTGAAACAGTATTTTTCCCATATTCAGAATTATTCCGTGATTTTTCAACAGCGATTTGTAGGCCAAACTCTGTTTTGGTAACATATGGTTATGGTTTTGGCGATTCACACATAAATCGAATTATCAAGGATATGATGACCATACTTTCCACACACTTGGTTATTATTTCTTATGATAAAGCCGGTGGGAGAATTGAAAAATTCCTTGAGGATTGCAATCCATCACAATTGACACTTTTGATTGGAGAAAAGTTTGGAGACATATCCGCATTAGTCGCTAACTATCTCCCCAAAGCCGCAATAGACCGAATTACTGATAGAAAAAATGCTCTTCTTGAACGTCGATCTGTAACAGAAAATGAGAAGATTCCTGCAGAAAATACAACTGATGATAAAGAAAAAGCTGAGGGTTAA
- a CDS encoding restriction endonuclease subunit S: MTGQNMKRLGDYIRPVDVRNRDLKVTRLVGLTIDKAFIPSVANTIGTDLSNYKVISENQFACSLMQVSRDGKMPIAMFKGEPCIMSPAYPMFEVSKTNELLPEYLMMWFSRSEFDREASFYAVGGVRGSLEWNDFCDMQIPVPAIEKQHEIVAEYNTLATRIETNKKLIATLEQTAQTLYRHTFVDNIDPNNLPNGWRMGTVEEMSEKIIAGVIPKYNEKSFFAVLGQKCIRNHSVDLDLVKYHDPKENCEYLKYGDILINSTGDGTLGRSGQVLFVPDKLAFDSNMTLVRPLKEHYIEYLGYLIFGKQDYFVRISQGSTNQTRLYCSMVRPVELVIPTEDVLESFSKKVRCMNSLIHAKRMEIKTLLKTQTLLLSKMGA, translated from the coding sequence ATGACAGGGCAGAATATGAAACGGCTTGGAGACTACATACGGCCCGTAGATGTGCGGAACAGGGACTTGAAAGTGACGCGGTTGGTTGGATTGACTATTGACAAAGCGTTTATCCCGTCTGTGGCAAATACGATTGGCACCGATTTATCGAATTACAAGGTGATTTCGGAAAACCAGTTTGCATGCAGTTTGATGCAGGTCAGTCGCGATGGAAAAATGCCTATTGCGATGTTCAAAGGCGAGCCGTGCATTATGTCTCCGGCATACCCGATGTTTGAAGTCTCAAAGACGAATGAACTGCTGCCGGAATATCTTATGATGTGGTTTTCTCGCTCTGAATTTGACCGCGAGGCAAGTTTTTATGCAGTCGGTGGAGTCCGCGGAAGTTTGGAATGGAATGATTTCTGCGATATGCAAATCCCCGTTCCCGCGATAGAAAAACAGCATGAAATCGTCGCCGAATACAACACCCTCGCCACCCGCATCGAAACCAACAAGAAACTCATCGCCACCCTCGAACAAACCGCCCAAACCCTCTACCGCCACACCTTCGTCGACAACATCGACCCCAACAATCTGCCAAATGGGTGGAGGATGGGAACAGTCGAAGAAATGTCTGAAAAAATAATTGCGGGGGTAATTCCCAAATATAATGAAAAGAGTTTTTTTGCAGTTTTAGGACAAAAGTGTATTCGGAATCATTCAGTAGACCTGGATTTAGTAAAGTATCACGATCCCAAGGAAAATTGTGAATACTTGAAATATGGTGATATACTAATTAATTCGACAGGTGATGGCACATTAGGTCGATCTGGACAGGTGTTATTTGTCCCGGATAAACTTGCTTTTGATTCCAATATGACTCTTGTAAGACCTTTGAAGGAACATTATATAGAGTATTTGGGGTATTTAATTTTTGGAAAACAAGACTATTTTGTTCGTATATCACAAGGTAGTACCAACCAGACACGATTATATTGTTCTATGGTTCGTCCTGTTGAATTAGTTATTCCTACAGAAGATGTTTTGGAATCGTTTTCTAAGAAAGTTCGTTGTATGAATTCACTGATTCATGCCAAGCGAATGGAAATTAAAACTCTGCTCAAAACACAAACCCTTCTCCTCTCCAAAATGGGAGCGTAG
- a CDS encoding RNA-binding domain-containing protein: MPESQNIEYKESWRDEYIKWICGFANAQGGKIFVGVDDKGHVVGLQNAKKLMEDIPNKVRDALGLLVDVNLLSVDSKEYIEISISPSTYPVNYKGEYHYRTGSTKQLLQGASLTQFLLNKTGTKWDAVPVDGVSFRDLDKESFDIFRREAKKSGRMTAQDLSMTDEELLDSLNLVVDGKLTRAAVLLFHRKPEKWFGGAYVKIGFFGDGPDLQYQDEIYGSLFIQADRVVELIYLKYFKARISYDGLIRVERYPIPKDAMREAVYNALMHSNYSSGVPIQIRIHENEVLISNDCVFPANWTAETLMQRHRSEQYNPKIANAFFRAGYVEAWGRGIENMCRLCKDYGVKTEYTVHPGDVMLAFFAKQETAATQSATQSTTQSATQSTQKYLPIEIKLMHYLVANPRATQGQIAKYLGMNLNTTKYYLNKLGKLEVPAIKHEGTTRKGSWMVLIDLENL, from the coding sequence ATGCCCGAAAGTCAGAACATCGAGTACAAGGAATCGTGGCGAGATGAGTATATCAAGTGGATATGCGGTTTTGCGAATGCTCAAGGTGGAAAGATTTTTGTAGGCGTAGATGACAAGGGACATGTCGTCGGATTGCAGAATGCCAAGAAGCTCATGGAAGATATCCCGAATAAAGTCAGGGATGCATTGGGCTTGCTGGTAGATGTAAACCTGCTTTCTGTAGATTCCAAGGAATACATCGAAATCTCGATTTCTCCGAGTACATATCCCGTAAACTATAAAGGCGAATATCATTACCGGACCGGGAGCACAAAGCAGCTTTTGCAAGGTGCTTCGCTCACTCAGTTTTTGCTGAACAAGACCGGAACAAAATGGGACGCGGTCCCTGTCGATGGAGTCAGCTTTAGGGATTTGGACAAGGAAAGCTTCGACATCTTCCGCCGGGAGGCGAAAAAGTCGGGCCGGATGACTGCGCAAGATTTGTCGATGACGGACGAAGAACTGTTGGACAGCCTGAATCTGGTTGTAGATGGAAAATTGACCCGCGCCGCAGTCTTGCTTTTTCACCGCAAGCCGGAAAAATGGTTTGGCGGCGCATACGTGAAAATAGGTTTTTTTGGCGATGGGCCCGATTTGCAATACCAAGATGAAATTTACGGTTCGCTGTTCATTCAGGCTGATCGAGTCGTAGAACTCATTTACCTCAAGTATTTCAAGGCACGCATCAGTTACGACGGCCTGATTCGGGTGGAACGCTACCCCATTCCAAAGGATGCCATGCGCGAAGCCGTTTACAATGCCCTGATGCATTCGAATTACTCGTCCGGAGTCCCGATTCAAATTCGCATACACGAGAACGAAGTCCTTATAAGCAACGATTGCGTTTTCCCGGCCAATTGGACCGCCGAAACATTGATGCAAAGGCATCGTTCGGAACAATACAACCCCAAAATCGCAAACGCGTTTTTTAGGGCTGGCTACGTGGAAGCGTGGGGGCGCGGCATCGAAAACATGTGCAGGCTTTGCAAGGATTATGGAGTCAAGACGGAATATACTGTGCACCCCGGGGATGTGATGCTTGCGTTTTTCGCTAAGCAAGAGACTGCGGCCACCCAATCCGCCACCCAATCGACCACCCAATCCGCCACCCAATCGACTCAAAAATACTTGCCGATTGAAATTAAACTTATGCATTATCTGGTAGCCAATCCACGTGCAACTCAGGGTCAAATTGCAAAATACTTGGGAATGAACTTGAATACCACCAAGTATTATTTGAACAAATTAGGTAAACTTGAAGTCCCCGCGATTAAGCACGAAGGCACGACAAGAAAAGGCTCGTGGATGGTTTTGATAGACTTGGAGAATCTATGA
- a CDS encoding class I SAM-dependent DNA methyltransferase: MPRTKSTSAQSAPAKKKSVPEKSVEASLWESANKLRGSVEPAEYKHVVLSLIFLKFASDKFEEQREKLIAAGRQKYVEMPEFYNKDNVFYLEETSRWSFIIEHARQSDIALLIDTALANIEKKNKALRGALPDNYFSRLQLDTAKLAALISDIDGIDTIKDKEQDVVGRVYEYFLGKFAIAEGKGKGEFYTPKTIVGLIAEMIEPYRGKIYDPCCGSGGMFVQSMKFIEAHHGNKREVSVYGQEYTGTTYKLAKMNLAIRGISGNLGDKPADTFAEDQHKDLKADFIMANPPFNQKSWRAENELIDDPRWKGYTVPPTSNANYGWILNILSKLSENGVAGFLLSNGALSGEGDEQQIRKELLQNDKVEAILILPRNMFYSTDISVTLWILNNNKTAREVKVGDAMRKYRNRKGEVLFMDLRQMGEPFEKKYTQFSAEDIAKISGTYHKWQTQKIKDEPEYCATATLKEIEAKNWSLVPSKYIEFKNRDEAVNFDEKMRELQAEMRTLLKAEKESEKELAKVFKNLGFEL; the protein is encoded by the coding sequence ATGCCTAGAACAAAGTCAACCTCTGCGCAGTCTGCGCCCGCAAAAAAGAAATCCGTCCCCGAAAAGTCCGTAGAGGCCTCCCTCTGGGAGTCTGCGAACAAGTTGCGCGGCAGCGTGGAACCCGCCGAATACAAACACGTGGTGCTTTCGCTAATCTTCCTCAAGTTCGCAAGCGACAAGTTCGAGGAACAGCGCGAAAAGCTCATCGCCGCCGGCCGCCAGAAGTACGTGGAAATGCCCGAGTTCTACAACAAGGACAACGTCTTTTACCTGGAAGAAACTTCCCGCTGGAGCTTTATCATCGAGCACGCCCGCCAAAGCGACATTGCGCTCCTGATCGACACCGCGCTTGCGAACATCGAAAAGAAGAACAAGGCGTTGCGTGGGGCCCTCCCTGACAACTATTTCTCACGTTTGCAGCTCGACACCGCAAAACTCGCGGCGCTCATCAGCGACATCGACGGCATCGATACCATCAAGGACAAGGAACAGGATGTCGTTGGCCGCGTCTATGAATATTTCCTCGGCAAATTCGCTATCGCCGAAGGCAAGGGCAAGGGTGAATTCTATACGCCAAAGACAATCGTCGGGCTCATAGCCGAAATGATTGAACCCTACCGCGGCAAGATTTACGACCCCTGCTGCGGTTCGGGCGGTATGTTCGTGCAGAGCATGAAGTTTATCGAGGCACATCACGGCAACAAGCGCGAAGTTTCCGTATATGGCCAGGAATACACCGGCACAACGTACAAACTAGCGAAGATGAACCTCGCCATACGCGGCATCTCCGGCAATCTGGGCGACAAACCCGCCGACACCTTTGCCGAAGACCAGCACAAGGATTTGAAGGCCGACTTTATCATGGCGAACCCGCCGTTCAACCAAAAATCGTGGCGTGCCGAAAACGAACTCATCGACGACCCGCGCTGGAAAGGCTACACCGTGCCGCCCACGAGCAACGCGAACTACGGCTGGATTCTGAACATCCTCTCGAAACTCTCCGAAAACGGCGTGGCAGGCTTTTTGCTCAGCAACGGCGCGCTCAGCGGCGAAGGCGACGAACAGCAAATCCGCAAGGAACTTTTGCAGAACGACAAGGTCGAGGCAATCCTCATTCTGCCCCGCAACATGTTCTATTCCACCGACATCAGCGTGACGCTCTGGATTCTGAACAACAACAAGACCGCCCGCGAAGTCAAGGTCGGCGATGCCATGCGCAAGTACCGTAACCGCAAAGGCGAAGTGCTCTTTATGGATTTGCGCCAGATGGGCGAACCCTTCGAAAAGAAATACACCCAGTTCAGCGCCGAGGATATCGCAAAAATCAGCGGCACCTACCACAAGTGGCAAACGCAGAAAATCAAGGACGAACCCGAATACTGCGCCACCGCCACCCTCAAGGAAATCGAAGCGAAAAACTGGTCGCTCGTGCCGAGCAAGTACATCGAATTCAAGAACCGCGACGAGGCCGTGAACTTTGATGAAAAGATGCGCGAACTCCAAGCGGAAATGCGCACCCTCCTCAAGGCCGAAAAAGAAAGCGAAAAGGAACTCGCCAAAGTCTTCAAGAACCTGGGATTTGAATTGTAG
- a CDS encoding nitroreductase, whose protein sequence is MNETIKTLLNRRSIRKFKSDAVSKELIAQVAEAGIYAASGMGKQAATVVAITNKGLRDRISEMNRKIGGWDEGFDPFYGAPVILLVLAKKEIPTYLYDGSLAMGNLMNAAYSLGLGSIWIHRAKEEVESDEGKEILKSLGLNADEWVGIAHCALGYADCEQPAAHPRKEGRIIWAE, encoded by the coding sequence ATGAATGAAACAATCAAGACTTTGCTCAACCGCAGGAGCATCCGCAAATTCAAATCTGACGCCGTGAGCAAGGAGCTCATCGCACAAGTCGCCGAAGCGGGCATCTACGCCGCAAGCGGCATGGGCAAGCAGGCCGCCACCGTGGTCGCCATCACGAACAAAGGACTGCGCGACCGCATCTCCGAGATGAACCGCAAGATTGGCGGTTGGGACGAGGGTTTCGATCCGTTCTACGGAGCACCTGTAATTCTTCTCGTCCTTGCGAAAAAGGAAATTCCGACCTACCTGTACGATGGTTCGCTCGCCATGGGAAATCTCATGAACGCCGCTTACAGCCTCGGGCTCGGCAGCATCTGGATTCACCGCGCCAAGGAAGAAGTCGAAAGCGACGAGGGCAAGGAAATTCTCAAGTCACTGGGCCTGAACGCTGACGAATGGGTTGGTATCGCTCACTGCGCTTTGGGTTATGCCGACTGCGAACAGCCCGCAGCACACCCCCGCAAGGAAGGCCGCATCATCTGGGCGGAATAA